Proteins co-encoded in one Enterobacter sp. R4-368 genomic window:
- a CDS encoding LysR family transcriptional regulator: MKEQIGFERLTGLIAFARAGALGSYSAAARALSVSPSAISKSIQRLEKHLGVTLFTRTTRSLVLTAEGRELHERALRLLRDAEEIEQIAKRARAEPAGTLRIAASLPVGIHMLAPVLAQFCALHPKVTIDLRLSDQVVNIVDENIDIAIRIGDLADSNLLARRLPPYQIGCYASPEYLAGCAPPQHPDDLISHQTINLRYQNTGQLFRWPFRVGEREIEIVPSSTVIVDASEAVIAAMTAGAGIGMASNFMVASLVRDKKLVPVLADFTVARRNISAVWHESRRSNPAVRAFLDHMLKHF; encoded by the coding sequence ATGAAGGAACAAATCGGTTTTGAAAGACTCACGGGTCTCATCGCATTCGCTCGTGCCGGCGCTCTGGGCAGTTACAGTGCCGCTGCCCGTGCGCTCTCCGTTTCACCTTCCGCCATCAGCAAAAGTATTCAACGGCTGGAGAAGCATCTCGGCGTCACATTATTCACCCGAACGACACGCTCGCTCGTGTTAACGGCCGAAGGCCGCGAGCTGCATGAACGGGCGTTGCGATTGCTACGTGATGCCGAGGAGATCGAGCAGATAGCAAAACGCGCGCGCGCGGAACCGGCAGGTACATTGCGGATTGCGGCATCGTTACCGGTGGGTATCCACATGCTCGCCCCCGTGCTTGCGCAATTTTGCGCGCTTCACCCAAAAGTGACGATTGATTTACGGTTAAGCGACCAGGTGGTAAACATCGTTGATGAGAATATTGATATTGCCATTCGGATTGGCGATCTCGCGGATTCAAACCTGCTGGCGCGTCGCCTCCCGCCGTATCAGATAGGATGCTATGCCTCGCCTGAATATTTAGCCGGTTGCGCTCCACCGCAACATCCTGATGACTTAATCAGCCACCAAACGATTAATCTGCGTTACCAAAATACAGGGCAACTTTTTCGCTGGCCGTTCCGTGTCGGTGAGCGGGAGATTGAAATTGTGCCTTCGTCAACGGTGATTGTTGATGCCAGCGAAGCCGTCATAGCCGCAATGACTGCCGGGGCCGGAATAGGTATGGCGTCGAATTTTATGGTGGCATCCCTGGTCAGGGATAAAAAGTTAGTTCCCGTACTCGCAGATTTTACGGTAGCGCGGCGTAATATTTCGGCTGTCTGGCACGAAAGTCGCCGTTCCAATCCGGCGGTACGCGCGTTTCTGGATCATATGCTTAAACATTTTTAA
- a CDS encoding NADP-dependent oxidoreductase gives MTEMMKAVQLHAFGGPDNLRYEDVPRPRVGNDEVLVHVQAASLNPPDWYLRDGYRALPREWWPKPTFPLILGTDISGVVAAVGKYVTGFSIGDEVFSMVRFPEKVMEGSGAYAEYVSVPSSELALKPQGIGHVQAAGAPMSLLTAWQFLIETGHDAPNPFQSFPHKAVPLKGRTVLVNGAGGGVGHLAVQLARWKGARVIAVASSHNEALLRELGADEFIDYTKTAAENAVKNVDLVFDAVGGATMARFLRCIRPGGALFLVNPLGFSAHHEAAQKAVTVSSTQVRSSGAQLAQAGRLLEEGVVRVVIDSTYPLAMASAAHQRAAMGRIQGKIVLTNF, from the coding sequence ATGACTGAGATGATGAAAGCTGTACAGCTACATGCGTTTGGTGGGCCAGATAACCTGCGTTATGAAGACGTTCCCCGGCCCCGGGTGGGAAACGACGAGGTTCTGGTTCATGTGCAAGCGGCCAGCCTTAACCCGCCAGACTGGTATCTGCGTGACGGGTATCGGGCACTTCCCCGTGAATGGTGGCCCAAACCCACTTTTCCGCTTATTTTGGGAACGGACATCTCAGGTGTTGTCGCGGCGGTCGGTAAATATGTTACCGGGTTCAGCATCGGGGATGAGGTCTTTTCGATGGTGCGTTTTCCTGAAAAGGTGATGGAGGGCAGTGGCGCTTATGCAGAATATGTCAGTGTTCCTTCGTCGGAACTGGCGCTGAAACCGCAGGGAATCGGGCATGTTCAGGCTGCCGGTGCCCCGATGTCACTGCTCACGGCCTGGCAGTTTCTTATCGAAACCGGGCATGACGCGCCGAATCCTTTCCAGTCTTTTCCACATAAAGCCGTTCCATTAAAAGGGCGAACGGTGTTGGTCAATGGTGCCGGCGGCGGCGTGGGACACCTTGCTGTTCAGCTTGCCCGCTGGAAAGGTGCGCGGGTCATCGCCGTGGCTTCCTCCCACAATGAAGCGCTTTTACGCGAGCTGGGGGCAGACGAGTTTATCGACTACACCAAAACCGCAGCCGAGAACGCAGTAAAAAATGTTGATCTCGTTTTTGATGCGGTGGGCGGCGCAACTATGGCGCGCTTTCTGCGCTGTATCAGACCTGGCGGCGCACTCTTTCTGGTTAATCCTTTAGGCTTTTCCGCACATCATGAGGCCGCGCAAAAAGCGGTGACGGTGTCATCCACGCAAGTGCGCTCCAGCGGTGCGCAATTAGCGCAAGCAGGCCGTCTTCTGGAAGAAGGTGTGGTTCGGGTGGTGATTGATAGCACCTATCCGCTCGCAATGGCATCTGCTGCCCACCAGCGCGCAGCAATGGGAAGGATTCAGGGCAAAATTGTGCTGACAAACTTTTGA
- a CDS encoding putative quinol monooxygenase, whose protein sequence is MLIICGYVKINPSDLSLFMADMKVLAQTVRKRPGNLSYDVAVEDHLAGNVLISERWKDQDALTAHLAAPHTRAFITRWQQRMTAEILKYDAFNERGLLDRELQYKGEDI, encoded by the coding sequence ATGCTCATCATTTGTGGCTATGTGAAGATCAACCCCTCTGATTTATCGCTTTTTATGGCCGATATGAAAGTGCTTGCTCAAACCGTGCGAAAACGTCCAGGAAACCTCTCGTATGACGTGGCCGTAGAGGATCACCTGGCGGGAAACGTGCTCATATCGGAACGCTGGAAAGATCAGGATGCGCTGACCGCGCATCTGGCCGCTCCCCACACCCGGGCATTTATCACCCGATGGCAGCAACGAATGACCGCCGAAATACTGAAATATGATGCGTTTAACGAAAGAGGACTACTGGATAGGGAATTACAATATAAGGGCGAGGATATTTGA
- the ghrA gene encoding glyoxylate/hydroxypyruvate reductase GhrA: MEIIFYHPSFNNNDWIRALRQALPQANIRAWTPGDNAHADYALVWHPPVAMLKGRQLKGVFALGAGVDSILSQLQAHPEMLPESIPLFRLEDTGMGLQMQEYAVSQVLHWFRRFDDYQALKLQAKWQPLDEYEREDFTIGILGAGVLGTKVAESLLQWGFPLRSWSRSRKNMPGVTSFAGGEELPDFLHGTRVLINLLPNTPETAGIINTALLNQLADNSYVINLARGVHVVERDLLAALESGKLKGAMLDVFSQEPLPSNNPLWAHPRVAMTPHMAATTRRSEAVAFIAQAIQAIERGEAVSGRVDRARGY, encoded by the coding sequence ATGGAAATTATCTTTTATCACCCCTCATTCAATAACAATGACTGGATCCGCGCATTGCGGCAGGCGCTGCCGCAGGCAAATATCCGTGCGTGGACGCCGGGCGATAATGCCCATGCCGATTATGCGCTGGTCTGGCATCCACCGGTTGCGATGCTCAAAGGCCGACAATTAAAAGGCGTGTTTGCACTGGGAGCTGGAGTTGACTCGATTCTTAGCCAGTTGCAGGCTCATCCTGAGATGCTTCCCGAGTCTATTCCGCTGTTTCGCCTGGAGGATACCGGCATGGGGCTGCAAATGCAGGAGTATGCCGTGAGCCAGGTGCTGCACTGGTTCAGGCGCTTTGATGATTACCAGGCGCTAAAACTGCAGGCGAAATGGCAACCGCTGGATGAATACGAACGTGAAGACTTCACCATTGGCATCCTCGGCGCGGGTGTGCTCGGCACGAAAGTGGCCGAAAGTCTGCTCCAGTGGGGGTTCCCGCTGCGTAGCTGGAGTCGCAGCCGTAAAAACATGCCCGGCGTGACCAGCTTTGCGGGTGGCGAGGAGTTGCCCGACTTTCTTCATGGCACACGAGTGTTGATCAATCTGCTGCCCAATACCCCGGAAACGGCTGGCATTATTAACACTGCGTTGCTCAATCAGCTCGCTGACAACAGCTATGTGATAAATCTTGCGCGCGGTGTGCATGTTGTCGAGCGTGATTTGCTTGCTGCTCTGGAGAGCGGCAAGCTGAAAGGCGCCATGCTCGATGTCTTTAGCCAGGAGCCGCTCCCATCCAATAACCCATTGTGGGCGCATCCACGTGTGGCGATGACGCCGCATATGGCGGCGACGACACGCCGCAGTGAAGCCGTGGCTTTTATTGCGCAGGCTATTCAGGCTATTGAGCGGGGCGAAGCGGTGAGCGGGCGGGTAGACAGAGCGCGTGGTTATTGA
- a CDS encoding phosphatase gives MYPVDLHMHTVASTHAYSTLHDYIAEAKRKGIKLFAITDHGPDMADAPHYWHFVNMRIWPRLVDGVGILRGIEANIKNTEGEIDCTGPMLTSLDLIIAGFHEPVFPPQDKATHTQAMIATIASGNVHIISHPGNPKFDIDIPAVAAAAAKYGVALEINNSSFVHSRKGSEANCRAVAAAVRDAGGWVALGSDSHTAFTLGDFSECRKVLDDVGFPEDRILNVSPRRLLDFLESRGMAPIPEFAEL, from the coding sequence ATGTATCCCGTTGACCTGCATATGCATACCGTCGCCAGCACCCACGCTTACAGTACGCTTCACGATTATATTGCCGAGGCAAAACGCAAAGGGATTAAGCTCTTTGCCATTACCGACCACGGGCCGGATATGGCGGATGCGCCGCACTACTGGCACTTTGTGAATATGCGCATCTGGCCACGGCTGGTCGATGGCGTGGGTATTTTACGCGGTATCGAAGCCAATATTAAAAACACCGAGGGTGAAATCGACTGCACCGGACCGATGTTGACGTCGCTGGATCTGATCATTGCAGGTTTCCATGAGCCGGTGTTTCCGCCGCAGGATAAAGCCACCCATACTCAGGCCATGATTGCGACTATCGCCAGCGGCAATGTCCATATTATTAGCCATCCCGGTAACCCGAAATTTGACATTGATATTCCGGCCGTTGCCGCTGCCGCCGCGAAATATGGCGTCGCGCTTGAAATTAACAATTCATCGTTTGTCCATTCGCGCAAAGGCAGCGAGGCGAATTGCCGCGCCGTGGCTGCCGCCGTGCGTGATGCCGGCGGCTGGGTGGCGCTGGGATCGGATTCTCACACCGCGTTTACGCTGGGCGATTTCAGTGAGTGCCGTAAGGTGCTGGATGACGTCGGTTTCCCGGAAGATCGTATTTTGAATGTCTCGCCGCGTCGTCTGCTGGATTTCCTCGAATCCCGCGGCATGGCGCCAATTCCCGAATTTGCAGAACTTTAA
- a CDS encoding molecular chaperone, which yields MNEFSILCRVLGSLFYRQPQDPLLVPLYTMIREGKLAESWPLEQDELLERLQKNCDAQALAADYNALFVGEECRVSPYRSAWVEGATEAEVRSFLSSRGMPLTDAPADHIGTLLLAASWLEDQAAEDESEAQETLFADYILPWCGTFFGKVEAHATTPFWRTMAPLTRDAIAAMWDELQEESED from the coding sequence ATGAACGAATTTTCAATTCTCTGCCGTGTACTGGGCTCGCTGTTTTACCGCCAGCCGCAAGATCCTCTGCTGGTGCCGCTCTATACCATGATCCGGGAGGGGAAACTGGCGGAAAGCTGGCCGCTGGAGCAGGATGAGCTGCTTGAACGGTTGCAGAAAAACTGCGATGCGCAGGCACTGGCGGCCGATTACAACGCGCTGTTTGTCGGGGAAGAGTGTCGCGTCTCGCCTTATCGCAGTGCCTGGGTGGAAGGTGCTACGGAAGCGGAAGTGCGTTCATTTTTGTCCAGCCGCGGCATGCCGTTAACCGATGCGCCAGCCGATCACATCGGCACGTTGCTGCTGGCGGCATCATGGCTGGAAGATCAGGCCGCAGAAGATGAAAGCGAAGCGCAGGAGACCTTATTCGCCGATTATATCCTGCCCTGGTGCGGCACCTTCTTTGGCAAAGTTGAAGCCCATGCGACAACGCCGTTCTGGCGCACCATGGCGCCACTGACACGCGATGCAATTGCCGCGATGTGGGATGAGTTGCAGGAAGAGTCAGAAGATTAA
- a CDS encoding DUF1097 domain-containing protein encodes MNILLSIAITTGILSGIWGWVAVAFGLLSWAGFLGCTAYFACPQGGVKGLLISACTVMSGVAWAQVMIHGAALAPHLEIVGYLMTGVVAFLMCLQARNVLLSFVPGTFIGACATFAGQGDWRLVIPSLAVGLVFGYAMKNSGLWLASRRAQPLLKEQEKA; translated from the coding sequence ATGAACATTCTCCTTTCTATCGCAATTACGACAGGCATTCTCTCCGGTATCTGGGGCTGGGTGGCTGTCGCTTTCGGTTTATTAAGCTGGGCCGGTTTTCTCGGCTGCACCGCCTATTTCGCGTGTCCGCAGGGCGGTGTGAAAGGGCTGCTTATTTCCGCCTGTACGGTGATGAGTGGCGTGGCCTGGGCGCAGGTCATGATTCATGGCGCAGCCCTGGCTCCGCATCTGGAGATCGTTGGCTATCTGATGACCGGTGTGGTGGCGTTTTTGATGTGTCTGCAGGCCCGGAACGTGCTGCTCTCTTTTGTACCGGGGACATTCATTGGTGCCTGCGCGACGTTTGCCGGGCAGGGCGACTGGCGTCTGGTTATCCCGTCGCTGGCAGTGGGGTTAGTGTTTGGCTATGCCATGAAAAACAGCGGGCTGTGGCTGGCTTCCCGCCGCGCGCAGCCGCTGCTTAAAGAGCAAGAAAAGGCGTGA
- the csgG gene encoding curli production assembly/transport protein CsgG — translation MSRLFILFAVCLLSGCLTAPPKQAAKPTLLPRAQSYQDLTHLPMPSGKIFVSVYNIQDETGQFKPYPASNFSTAVPQSATAMLVTALKDSRWFVPLERQGLQNLLNERKIIRAAQENGTVAINNRVPLPSLTAANIMIEGSIIGYESNVKSGGIGARYFGIGGDTQYQLDQIAVNLRVINVTTGEILSSVNTSKTILSYEVQAGVFRFIDYQRLLEGEVGYTANEPVMLCLMSAIETGVILLINDGIDRGLWDLQQGADRHNPVLAKYREMAVPPES, via the coding sequence ATGTCGCGTCTATTTATTTTATTCGCCGTGTGTTTATTAAGCGGTTGCCTCACTGCGCCGCCAAAACAAGCCGCTAAGCCGACGCTGTTGCCGCGGGCGCAAAGTTACCAGGATCTGACGCATCTGCCGATGCCAAGCGGGAAAATTTTCGTCTCGGTGTATAACATCCAGGATGAAACCGGGCAATTTAAACCCTACCCGGCAAGTAACTTTTCTACCGCCGTCCCGCAAAGCGCGACCGCAATGCTGGTGACGGCGCTGAAAGATTCGCGCTGGTTTGTCCCGCTGGAGCGCCAGGGTTTGCAGAATCTGCTAAATGAACGAAAAATTATTCGCGCCGCGCAAGAAAACGGGACTGTTGCCATCAATAATCGCGTTCCTCTTCCCTCGCTGACTGCCGCGAATATCATGATTGAAGGGTCCATTATTGGCTACGAGAGCAATGTAAAATCCGGCGGCATTGGTGCGCGTTATTTCGGCATCGGCGGAGACACACAATATCAGTTGGATCAAATTGCGGTGAATTTGCGGGTGATTAATGTCACGACCGGGGAAATTCTCTCGTCGGTCAACACCAGCAAAACCATCCTCTCCTATGAAGTACAGGCTGGGGTATTTCGCTTTATCGACTACCAGCGGTTGCTGGAAGGAGAAGTTGGCTATACCGCCAACGAACCGGTCATGCTCTGCCTGATGTCAGCGATTGAAACGGGGGTGATTTTGCTGATCAATGACGGGATTGATCGGGGACTGTGGGATTTGCAACAAGGCGCCGATCGCCATAATCCTGTGCTGGCTAAATACCGCGAAATGGCGGTGCCGCCGGAGTCCTGA
- the csgF gene encoding curli production assembly/transport protein CsgF has product MRSIYTLLALLLIAPACWAGTMTFQFRNPNFGGNPNNGAFLLNSAQAQNSYTDPSYKDYGVETTSALDNFTQAIQSQILGGLLTNINTGKPGRMVTSDFIVDISNKDGQLQLNVTDRKTGKTSTIQVSGLQSGSTDF; this is encoded by the coding sequence ATGCGAAGCATATATACCCTGCTTGCGCTGTTGCTTATCGCGCCTGCATGCTGGGCGGGAACCATGACATTCCAGTTTCGTAATCCTAATTTCGGCGGTAATCCTAATAACGGTGCATTTTTATTAAATAGCGCCCAGGCACAAAATTCTTATACCGATCCCAGCTATAAGGATTACGGCGTGGAAACCACTTCCGCGCTGGATAATTTCACCCAGGCAATACAATCACAAATATTGGGCGGATTACTTACCAATATTAATACCGGTAAACCCGGGCGAATGGTGACCAGCGATTTTATCGTGGATATTTCCAACAAAGACGGACAACTGCAATTAAACGTCACCGACAGAAAAACCGGCAAGACATCTACGATTCAGGTGTCGGGATTGCAAAGCGGTTCAACGGACTTTTAA
- the csgE gene encoding curli production assembly/transport protein CsgE, translating into MKRYGYRLATATLLIACVNVSAVEVEVPGLLADHTVSSVGHDFYRAFSDKWESNWKGNLTINERPSARWGSWITIIVNQSVVYQTFLFPTHRDFEKNVEIALAQTQQAIDHLQINQALLSVGDMASDEF; encoded by the coding sequence ATGAAACGCTATGGGTATCGTCTGGCAACTGCCACTTTGCTGATCGCCTGCGTAAACGTATCGGCTGTTGAAGTCGAAGTTCCCGGGCTGTTAGCCGATCACACTGTATCGTCTGTCGGACACGATTTTTATCGTGCATTTAGTGATAAATGGGAAAGTAACTGGAAAGGGAATTTAACTATCAATGAACGACCTAGCGCCCGTTGGGGAAGCTGGATAACGATAATCGTCAATCAGAGTGTCGTATACCAGACGTTTCTTTTCCCGACGCACCGCGACTTTGAAAAAAATGTTGAAATCGCGTTGGCGCAAACCCAGCAAGCGATCGATCACCTGCAAATAAACCAGGCGCTGCTGAGCGTTGGCGATATGGCGAGTGATGAATTCTAA
- the csgD gene encoding biofilm master transcriptional regulator CsgD, with the protein MFSEVHSSAISVLLLITKPSLQATALLQHLKFALSLPGKLHNIQRPLDDIPALSIVLFDMMDADKKLIQQWQNILSQRNGDIKLLLMNTPLDYPFQDVENWPNITGVFYISEDRSQLVDGLQGVQRGECYFSQKLASYLITHAGNYRYYSTESALLTHREKEILNKLRIGASNIEIARSLFISENTVKTHLYNLFRKIAVKNRTQAVSWANDNLRR; encoded by the coding sequence ATGTTTAGTGAAGTCCATAGTTCAGCTATTTCAGTCTTATTATTAATAACCAAACCTTCATTACAGGCAACGGCGCTTCTCCAGCATTTAAAATTTGCGCTCTCTTTGCCCGGAAAGCTCCATAATATTCAACGGCCTCTCGATGATATTCCCGCATTGAGCATCGTCTTATTCGACATGATGGATGCGGATAAAAAACTGATTCAGCAATGGCAGAATATCCTGTCACAACGAAATGGTGATATTAAGCTATTGCTGATGAATACCCCTCTTGATTACCCATTCCAGGATGTAGAAAACTGGCCGAATATTACGGGCGTCTTTTACATTTCCGAGGACAGAAGTCAGCTGGTCGATGGCTTACAAGGCGTACAACGTGGTGAGTGCTATTTCTCGCAAAAACTGGCGAGTTATCTCATCACTCATGCCGGGAATTATCGTTACTACAGCACTGAATCTGCACTGCTCACCCACCGGGAAAAAGAGATCCTTAATAAGCTGCGTATCGGCGCATCAAATATTGAAATAGCCCGTTCACTGTTCATTAGTGAAAACACAGTTAAAACGCATCTTTATAATCTTTTCAGGAAGATAGCGGTAAAAAACCGCACGCAAGCCGTCTCCTGGGCTAACGATAATCTCAGGCGTTAG
- the csgB gene encoding curli minor subunit CsgB — MKNKIAFMMLTLLGIPCLVTAAGYDLANPEYNLAINELSQVPYNQSANIDQHGASNNAHIDQRGSKLLGVISQNGGNNSAQINQSGSYNLAYIDQAGSANDASITQGAYGNSAVIIQKGSGNRANITQYGTQKTAVVVQRQSQMAIRVIQR, encoded by the coding sequence ATGAAGAACAAAATAGCCTTTATGATGTTAACCCTGCTGGGAATTCCGTGCCTTGTAACAGCAGCCGGATATGACCTGGCAAACCCGGAATATAATCTGGCGATTAATGAGTTAAGCCAGGTGCCTTATAATCAATCAGCCAATATTGATCAACATGGTGCGAGTAATAATGCGCATATTGATCAACGAGGTTCGAAATTATTAGGTGTTATTTCGCAAAATGGCGGAAACAATTCAGCGCAAATTAACCAGTCAGGAAGTTATAACCTTGCTTATATCGATCAGGCCGGTAGTGCCAACGATGCGAGTATTACGCAGGGTGCTTATGGTAATAGCGCGGTTATTATTCAGAAAGGCTCAGGCAACCGGGCAAATATCACGCAGTACGGTACGCAAAAAACGGCAGTAGTGGTGCAACGACAGTCGCAAATGGCTATTCGCGTTATTCAACGTTGA
- the csgA gene encoding curli major subunit CsgA — translation MKLFQVAAFAAIVVSAGAFAGSVPQYGNGGGHGGGSNGPNSELSIYQYGSANAALALQSDARESDLTIHQYGSANAADVGQGSDASSIDLVQNGAQNNATIDQWNGRNSDISVSQYGVGNGALVNQTASGSSVTVQQTGYGNHATANQY, via the coding sequence ATGAAACTTTTCCAAGTGGCAGCATTCGCAGCGATCGTTGTTTCAGCAGGCGCATTTGCAGGTAGTGTCCCGCAGTATGGCAATGGCGGCGGTCATGGCGGTGGCAGCAATGGCCCAAATTCTGAACTGAGCATTTATCAATATGGCAGCGCCAACGCCGCCCTTGCTCTGCAAAGCGATGCACGTGAATCTGACCTGACTATCCATCAGTATGGTTCCGCCAACGCCGCCGATGTGGGCCAGGGTTCTGATGCCAGCTCTATCGATCTGGTCCAGAACGGGGCGCAAAACAATGCCACTATCGATCAGTGGAATGGCCGCAACTCTGATATTTCTGTGAGCCAGTATGGTGTGGGTAACGGCGCGCTGGTTAACCAGACTGCATCGGGCTCGAGTGTCACTGTTCAGCAAACCGGTTACGGTAACCACGCTACCGCGAATCAGTACTGA
- the csgC gene encoding curli assembly chaperone CsgC, translated as MHTLLLLAALSSQITFNTTREGDNYTITPLVQVTQDCVCQVQIITEREGAAGVSQSRQRNTMTLPANQTTAISRIHLNISAHDNVKILVTVSDGQSLHLSRQWPAE; from the coding sequence ATGCATACCTTATTATTGCTGGCGGCGTTATCCAGCCAGATCACGTTCAACACCACCCGCGAGGGCGACAATTACACCATTACTCCGCTGGTGCAGGTTACACAGGATTGTGTTTGCCAGGTGCAGATTATTACCGAGCGCGAAGGTGCTGCGGGGGTGAGCCAAAGCCGGCAACGAAACACAATGACTCTCCCGGCGAATCAAACAACCGCAATTTCGCGCATTCATTTGAATATTTCCGCGCACGATAACGTCAAAATTCTCGTCACGGTATCTGATGGTCAGTCGCTCCATCTCTCCCGGCAGTGGCCCGCCGAATAA
- the ymdB gene encoding O-acetyl-ADP-ribose deacetylase has protein sequence MQPRMQVLQGDITTLEVDVIVNAANSSLLGGGGVDGAIHRAAGPALLDACRQVRQQQGECPPGHAVITAAGNLKAKAVIHTVGPVWRGGEENEARLLEDAYRNSLQLAEANSYTSIAFPAISTGVYGYPKAAAAEIAVNTVAAHLIRRPQLQQVIFVCFDDEMTQLYQRLLTQHIQ, from the coding sequence ATGCAACCACGTATGCAGGTGCTTCAGGGGGATATCACCACGCTTGAAGTGGATGTGATTGTGAATGCAGCAAACTCATCATTGCTTGGCGGCGGCGGTGTGGATGGCGCGATTCATCGTGCCGCTGGGCCTGCTTTGCTCGATGCGTGCCGGCAGGTACGTCAGCAGCAGGGCGAGTGTCCGCCAGGCCATGCGGTGATCACGGCGGCAGGAAATTTAAAGGCGAAAGCGGTGATCCATACCGTTGGGCCGGTCTGGCGTGGCGGAGAAGAGAATGAAGCACGCTTACTGGAGGATGCATACCGCAATAGCCTTCAACTGGCGGAAGCCAATAGTTACACGAGCATTGCTTTTCCCGCTATCAGTACCGGCGTGTATGGTTACCCAAAAGCCGCGGCGGCCGAAATCGCCGTTAATACCGTCGCTGCGCACCTTATACGCCGGCCTCAACTCCAGCAGGTGATCTTTGTTTGTTTCGATGACGAAATGACGCAGCTTTACCAGCGCTTACTGACTCAGCACATCCAATAA
- the mdoC gene encoding glucans biosynthesis protein MdoC: MTKTPAQREYFLDSIRAWLMLLGIPFHISLIYSSHMWHVNSAYPSWWLTLFNDAIHAFRMQVFFVISGYFSYMLYLRYPLKRWWKLRVERVGIPMLTAIPLLTLPQFIMLQYVKDKTAEWHTLSTYDKFNTLSWELISHLWFLLVLVVLTTISMVLFKKLKNSANRLAGNISLAKLSLWFLLLGIAWAALRRIVLMIYPDILRDALFNFAVMQTLFYIPFFILGALAFINSRLKSLFTTPSPWCMLGSALAFGAYLLNQRYGSGDGWMYETEAVITMLLGLWMVNVVFSLGHKLLNFQSARVSYFVNASLFIYLVHHPLTLLFGAWITPHIQSNLLGFLAGLVFVIGIAVLLYEIHLRIPLLRFLFSGKPQQNDAKRHAHAR, translated from the coding sequence ATGACCAAAACCCCCGCACAACGAGAATATTTCCTTGATTCCATACGCGCGTGGTTGATGCTGCTTGGGATCCCATTTCATATTTCGCTGATCTACTCCAGCCATATGTGGCACGTGAACAGCGCCTACCCTTCATGGTGGCTAACGCTGTTCAATGACGCCATACATGCGTTCCGTATGCAGGTGTTTTTTGTCATTTCCGGTTATTTTTCATACATGTTGTATTTGCGCTATCCGCTTAAGCGCTGGTGGAAGCTGCGCGTTGAGCGCGTCGGCATTCCAATGCTCACCGCGATCCCGCTGCTGACGCTGCCGCAATTTATTATGTTGCAATATGTGAAAGATAAAACAGCCGAATGGCACACCCTATCGACTTATGACAAATTCAACACGCTGTCATGGGAACTCATCTCCCATTTATGGTTTTTGTTAGTCCTTGTGGTATTAACAACGATCAGCATGGTGCTGTTTAAAAAACTAAAAAATAGCGCTAACCGGCTGGCTGGTAATATTTCGCTGGCGAAACTGTCGCTTTGGTTCCTGCTGTTAGGTATCGCATGGGCTGCGTTGCGTCGAATTGTGTTGATGATCTATCCGGATATATTACGTGACGCGCTGTTTAATTTTGCGGTCATGCAGACGTTGTTCTACATTCCGTTCTTCATTCTTGGTGCGCTGGCATTCATTAACTCGCGCCTGAAATCACTTTTCACCACGCCTTCGCCATGGTGCATGCTCGGCTCAGCGCTGGCCTTTGGTGCTTATTTGCTTAACCAGCGCTATGGCAGTGGTGATGGCTGGATGTACGAAACCGAGGCGGTTATCACCATGCTGCTGGGGCTGTGGATGGTCAATGTCGTCTTTTCATTGGGCCACAAGTTGCTGAACTTCCAGTCAGCGCGTGTGAGTTATTTCGTGAACGCATCCCTGTTTATCTATTTGGTACACCATCCGCTAACGTTGCTATTTGGCGCGTGGATCACACCGCATATCCAGTCCAATCTCCTTGGTTTTCTTGCCGGGCTGGTCTTCGTCATTGGCATTGCGGTGCTGCTGTATGAAATCCATCTGCGCATTCCGCTGCTACGCTTCCTTTTTTCCGGCAAGCCGCAGCAAAACGACGCGAAGCGTCATGCTCACGCCAGATAA